ATCGATTTTTGAGAAGAAGCAAAAGATTAAACCCAAGGAATTGATAGGAATCTTTCAACCAGAGATTGGATGTAATTTTGCAAACAGGTGTCCATATGCAGATATTGAGTGCGAAAAACAGACTCCGCAGCTTAGACAAATAGAACCAGGTCACTATGTTTCGTGCCTGAAGGTATAGGGAGGGAAAAGGATGAGCATTGTTGAACAAGTTATCAAGCAAGTCCCAGATTACAGGAAATTCATGACTGTCAATGAACTGAATGAGTCCTCGAAGAAGTTAAAAGCTCAATTTCCACAGATTGTCGATCTTTTTGAAGCTGGGAAATCAACAAGTGGCGAACCGATTTTGTGTTTGAAAATTGGTAACGGAAGTAAATCTGCATTGCTTTATGGTTTTCCTCACCCAAATGAACCTATTGGGAGTGTGATGTTAGATTATCTGTCCTGGAAGCTGGCTGAGAATAAAGAATTCAGAGATATCTTTGATTTCACTTGGTATATTGTGAAGGTTGCCGACGTGGATGGTGCAAAACTCAATGAAGGGTGGTTCAAAAAACCTTATTCCTTCAAGCATTATGTGTATAACTATTACAGACCTGCAGGTAATGAACAGGTAGAATGGTCTTTCCCCATAGAGTACAAAACTCTCAAATTTGATAAACCAACACCAGAAACACAGGCACTCATGAATATAATAAATCAGACGCCACCTTCGTTCATATACAGTTTGCACAATGCAGGTTTTGGTGGTGTTTACTATTACATAAGCGAGGATGCTCCTTTGTTGTATCCCATTTTTGAAAAGGCTGCCAATGATCAAAATGTGCCACTTTCACTTGGTGAGCCGGAGATACCATATGCAAGGCAATTTCATCAAGCTGTTTTTTTGATGCCTACGACAGTTGATGCTTACGATTACTATGAGAAATACGCAAATGTCGATCCTGCAACGATTATAATGAGTGGAGAAAGTAGCATTGGATATGCAAAGCGTTTCAACAAAAACGTCTTTGAACTTGTATGTGAGGTACCATATTACTACGATGAACGAATCGAGAATACTAAACCAACAAAGATAAGTAGGAGAAAATTAGTTCTTGAAGACCTTGAATCAGATAAGAAC
The DNA window shown above is from Thermotoga profunda AZM34c06 and carries:
- a CDS encoding M14 family zinc carboxypeptidase; the encoded protein is MSIVEQVIKQVPDYRKFMTVNELNESSKKLKAQFPQIVDLFEAGKSTSGEPILCLKIGNGSKSALLYGFPHPNEPIGSVMLDYLSWKLAENKEFRDIFDFTWYIVKVADVDGAKLNEGWFKKPYSFKHYVYNYYRPAGNEQVEWSFPIEYKTLKFDKPTPETQALMNIINQTPPSFIYSLHNAGFGGVYYYISEDAPLLYPIFEKAANDQNVPLSLGEPEIPYARQFHQAVFLMPTTVDAYDYYEKYANVDPATIIMSGESSIGYAKRFNKNVFELVCEVPYYYDERIENTKPTKISRRKLVLEDLESDKNDMEHLISLYEKIKNKIDTHTKFQDALEYFMESFKRSYQARLRWAQTAEELNRNATVAEKFDNQISAKSYSLFKWGMFYRLIKSQKSKDRVLSETSEKVREIIDSRIGLLEKKTKFNVIPIKKLVQIQLTAGLYTCLYTSLKK